A window of the Bdellovibrio sp. ZAP7 genome harbors these coding sequences:
- the prmC gene encoding peptide chain release factor N(5)-glutamine methyltransferase, with product MKLKEVLDKTTAFFKDKKLETPRLDAELLFAHSLKLERIQLYLKFDQPLSEAELAGLRELVRRRGQGEPVAYILGYRDFYKSRFEVSPATLIPRPETEQIVEEALAWAKDKDQAYTLLDLGTGTGCLGLSILKELPNAKLVSVDVSADAIAVAKRNAQSLGLADRVEFVNGDASNVDLVMASCRNFMGQNTLDILVSNPPYIANDDPAVQENVRKFEPSTALFAEDNGLALLKSWSKAYAPYLSSESVMMMEMGMSQGSAMQSYYSDLNIFKNVRVLKDLSGLDRVIAGVKHG from the coding sequence ATGAAACTCAAAGAAGTACTCGATAAGACCACCGCTTTTTTCAAAGATAAAAAACTAGAGACGCCTCGCCTCGATGCGGAGCTTTTATTCGCCCATAGTCTAAAGCTTGAGCGTATTCAGCTTTACTTAAAGTTCGACCAGCCTCTTTCCGAAGCCGAACTTGCAGGTCTGCGAGAATTGGTTCGCCGTCGTGGCCAGGGTGAACCCGTCGCATATATCCTGGGTTACCGTGATTTCTATAAATCCCGTTTTGAAGTTTCCCCCGCAACTTTGATCCCTCGTCCAGAAACTGAACAAATAGTTGAAGAAGCTTTGGCGTGGGCCAAAGATAAAGATCAAGCTTACACCCTTTTGGATCTGGGAACCGGCACAGGTTGTTTGGGACTTAGCATTCTTAAAGAGCTTCCAAATGCCAAATTGGTTTCCGTTGATGTGTCGGCTGATGCTATTGCGGTTGCAAAACGTAACGCTCAGTCCTTGGGTTTGGCTGATCGGGTGGAGTTTGTTAATGGCGATGCATCCAATGTCGATCTTGTAATGGCATCTTGCAGGAACTTCATGGGACAGAACACGCTAGACATATTAGTCTCTAATCCTCCCTATATTGCGAACGATGATCCCGCGGTGCAGGAGAACGTAAGAAAGTTTGAACCATCTACTGCACTATTCGCAGAAGACAATGGATTAGCACTTTTGAAATCGTGGTCCAAGGCGTATGCTCCTTACTTGTCATCAGAGTCCGTGATGATGATGGAAATGGGCATGAGCCAAGGCTCTGCAATGCAGAGTTATTATTCTGATTTAAATATTTTTAAAAACGTGCGCGTACTGAAAGATCTTTCAGGGCTTGATAGAGTTATCGCAGGAGTGAAGCATGGATAA
- a CDS encoding tetratricopeptide repeat protein: protein MSRIQITWVVRTRSGQVKGPYSTEAILRMIGEGVFSGQEMISKLPDGQWTQISKEAAFYDKLLEALEGVVDVDPKKVQKMEAETVIMKPPSGQTNSSSTIPGGPTKDSLANIKVDPNAGRKIDIYDSPSHVAPVTIPGTISSNKTKTDAKATVIDLSNLKNMEKDQLVKTLKLPLLGLAAVILIGIWLLMDDGPARGDKIHLLAPAKQTSPMSDADVKKKLNEALVAMEYDTFESYLDAQNKLVSIVEGSSSNLEVRGLLCVVYRELWPFAKQDAQDFKTISAVTQSTRAINVVSPFGRVCEAVKLLTLGKYREARSNIEATLESPEQFSLVPILYTYKAELLELEKDYNNAVPYFEKASQMWDKWLHPQVMLGKLYMSVDKYNEASQVLRNVLAKNPKHREAKILMGITEYRGFKKSDSAFSFLSAALESKSQVSPIVESTGLQVLAEIYVERNEKKKALSMAQKAFALNPNNGGLRQLVLRLGGSDKISGGKNQTSDILFLGDQYVRQGDYLAAQAEFKAAFESDPKNGTAALKAAKALWQLNQSFEAIEWLNKAIKAEPKLVSAYVTQADYLSQRFDFAKATTVLTNAIRIAPNNYEVLRGLALLEFRKNNMPGAVNYGMRSLKAYDGDIETYILLSKANGALALSIMPLNKKEIERKEIAGKDAVRFATKAVEVDGTNPEAQITYAKMLAATNGVDSGITYLNELIKRFSYTLDYRIALAEVMKSEDRWNQAKDIYERVVEADQRNKKGWLGLGESYKALGLNDKSLKAFLQAAILDPSDGEALFQAGKLYLETARYDDAIKQFKRVQATNPNYPRTWYNIGKAAFSSGDLNGAVEAAKMEKKLNPNIADSYILAAEVYAARKQFTECAGEYSQAMKLRPQGADIYVRAAQCYRQSASLEVAEDMLALAAARESGYAEIYREQGAIYEIKGDIRSAAQAYNKYLGLSPNAPDRAEIENKLNRLGN, encoded by the coding sequence ATGTCTCGCATTCAAATCACCTGGGTAGTTCGAACACGCAGTGGGCAAGTTAAAGGCCCTTACTCTACTGAAGCCATTCTTCGCATGATTGGTGAGGGTGTTTTTTCGGGTCAGGAGATGATTTCAAAATTGCCTGATGGTCAGTGGACGCAAATTTCTAAAGAGGCCGCGTTCTATGATAAGTTACTCGAAGCACTTGAGGGTGTTGTCGACGTCGATCCAAAAAAAGTTCAAAAGATGGAAGCAGAAACGGTGATAATGAAACCACCGTCTGGCCAAACGAATTCTTCGTCAACGATCCCTGGTGGGCCGACGAAGGATAGCTTGGCAAATATCAAAGTCGATCCGAATGCGGGTCGAAAAATTGATATCTATGATTCTCCGTCGCACGTAGCACCCGTCACTATTCCGGGAACTATTTCTTCGAATAAAACAAAAACGGATGCGAAAGCAACAGTCATCGATCTTTCAAATTTGAAAAACATGGAGAAAGATCAGCTCGTAAAAACCTTGAAGCTTCCATTGTTGGGGCTTGCTGCAGTCATTCTGATTGGTATCTGGTTGTTGATGGATGACGGTCCTGCGCGCGGAGATAAAATTCATCTTTTAGCTCCAGCCAAGCAGACGTCTCCGATGTCAGATGCTGACGTGAAAAAGAAACTGAACGAAGCCTTGGTCGCAATGGAGTACGATACTTTTGAATCGTATTTGGATGCACAAAATAAACTTGTCTCTATCGTTGAAGGTTCTTCTTCTAATCTTGAAGTGCGTGGCTTACTGTGTGTGGTTTACAGAGAGCTTTGGCCTTTTGCCAAACAAGATGCCCAGGATTTTAAAACCATTTCTGCAGTGACGCAATCCACCCGCGCCATCAATGTCGTAAGCCCATTTGGGCGCGTGTGTGAGGCGGTCAAACTTTTAACGCTTGGTAAATACCGCGAAGCACGCAGTAACATCGAAGCGACCTTGGAAAGCCCCGAGCAATTCTCTTTGGTGCCGATTCTTTACACATATAAGGCTGAGCTTTTAGAATTAGAAAAAGACTATAACAACGCCGTCCCCTATTTTGAAAAAGCCAGTCAGATGTGGGACAAATGGCTTCACCCACAAGTGATGTTGGGTAAGCTTTATATGTCCGTGGATAAATACAACGAGGCATCGCAAGTTTTAAGAAACGTTCTGGCCAAGAATCCAAAGCATCGTGAAGCTAAAATTTTGATGGGCATCACAGAATATCGCGGATTTAAAAAGTCAGATTCTGCATTTAGCTTTTTAAGTGCAGCGCTGGAATCAAAAAGCCAGGTTTCACCTATCGTCGAGTCGACAGGCTTGCAAGTTCTGGCTGAAATTTACGTCGAAAGAAATGAAAAGAAAAAAGCTCTAAGCATGGCGCAAAAGGCGTTCGCTCTGAACCCGAACAACGGTGGTCTTCGTCAGTTGGTATTACGCCTGGGTGGTTCCGATAAAATTTCTGGTGGTAAAAATCAGACTAGCGACATTCTGTTCTTGGGTGACCAATACGTCCGCCAAGGTGACTATCTTGCGGCACAAGCCGAATTTAAAGCGGCTTTTGAATCGGATCCCAAGAATGGGACTGCAGCTCTTAAAGCAGCAAAAGCATTGTGGCAATTAAATCAAAGTTTCGAAGCGATTGAGTGGCTTAACAAAGCTATTAAAGCTGAACCGAAACTGGTTTCTGCTTATGTGACTCAAGCCGACTATCTGTCTCAGCGTTTTGACTTTGCAAAAGCCACGACGGTTTTAACGAATGCCATTCGTATCGCTCCAAATAACTATGAGGTTTTGCGTGGATTGGCGTTGTTAGAGTTCCGTAAAAACAATATGCCTGGCGCAGTTAATTACGGAATGCGTTCGTTGAAAGCTTATGATGGTGACATCGAAACGTATATTTTACTTTCGAAAGCAAATGGTGCTCTTGCCCTTTCGATCATGCCTTTAAATAAAAAGGAAATTGAACGCAAAGAAATCGCTGGGAAAGACGCGGTTCGCTTTGCAACGAAAGCTGTCGAGGTTGATGGAACCAATCCAGAAGCGCAAATCACCTATGCAAAAATGTTGGCTGCCACGAATGGTGTGGATTCCGGCATCACGTATCTTAATGAGTTGATCAAACGATTCTCGTACACGTTAGATTACCGTATTGCCTTGGCAGAGGTGATGAAATCAGAAGATCGTTGGAACCAAGCCAAAGATATTTATGAAAGAGTTGTCGAGGCAGATCAGCGTAATAAAAAAGGTTGGTTGGGTCTTGGTGAAAGCTATAAGGCGTTGGGACTTAACGATAAATCTTTGAAAGCGTTCCTTCAGGCGGCCATTCTTGATCCGTCTGATGGTGAAGCTTTATTTCAAGCAGGGAAATTGTATTTGGAAACGGCTCGTTATGACGATGCGATCAAACAATTTAAACGTGTTCAGGCTACTAACCCGAACTACCCTCGTACCTGGTACAACATTGGTAAAGCGGCCTTTTCTTCGGGTGATTTGAATGGCGCAGTTGAAGCAGCGAAGATGGAAAAAAAACTAAATCCAAATATCGCAGACTCCTACATACTGGCGGCAGAAGTGTATGCGGCTCGCAAACAGTTTACAGAGTGTGCGGGTGAATACTCCCAGGCCATGAAACTCCGTCCTCAAGGGGCGGATATTTATGTACGGGCGGCGCAGTGTTACCGTCAGTCGGCATCATTGGAAGTGGCAGAAGACATGCTCGCGCTGGCTGCGGCTCGCGAAAGTGGATACGCGGAAATTTATCGGGAACAAGGGGCGATCTATGAGATCAAGGGTGATATTCGCTCCGCAGCACAAGCCTACAATAAATACTTAGGCCTCTCCCCAAATGCTCCAGATCGTGCTGAAATAGAAAACAAGTTAAATAGACTTGGTAATTAA
- a CDS encoding type B 50S ribosomal protein L31 — protein sequence MKQNLHPKVNTVVFKDISCDFSFLGTSTLHSNEKVTWEDGKEYPLVKVEISSASHPFFTGKQRVMDTEGRIDRFKKRYGKK from the coding sequence ATGAAACAAAACCTTCATCCAAAAGTTAATACTGTAGTTTTCAAGGATATCTCTTGTGACTTCAGTTTCTTGGGAACTTCTACTCTTCACTCTAACGAAAAAGTTACGTGGGAAGACGGTAAAGAGTACCCTCTAGTTAAAGTTGAGATCTCTTCAGCATCTCACCCATTCTTCACTGGTAAACAGCGTGTAATGGATACTGAAGGTCGTATCGATCGTTTCAAAAAACGTTACGGCAAAAAGTAA
- the serS gene encoding serine--tRNA ligase: MIDIKLLEKKAENGASYYDEYKQALINRGGTPEILDQIMELNKKRKEMIAQAETAKANQNKLSGEIGKLKREGKDASSLLAEVETIKGSVKDLETKASEADQQVLNLALVMPNKPHSSVPVGSSEKENQVIKTWGEIPKFSFKAKEHWELGEKLNIIDFERAGKTTGTRFAFLKGAAAQLERSLIQFMMDMHSTRHGYTEMIPPFMVNSNSLTGTGNFPKFKEDVFHLEGSDLYLIPTAEVPVTNYYNNEILDEKDLPQSFCAYSPCFRSEAGSAGRDTKGLIRQHQFDKVELMTFCHPDKSYEVHEALTSHAEQVLIDLELPFRRMLLCTGDMGFGSARTHDLEVWLPGQNTYREISSCSNFEDFQARRANIRFRSAGGKPQFVHTLNGSALAVGRTLVAILENYQREDGSIAVPKALQNYMGGKTEIK; this comes from the coding sequence ATGATCGATATTAAACTTCTGGAAAAAAAAGCTGAAAATGGGGCTTCTTATTACGATGAGTATAAGCAGGCTTTGATCAATCGTGGTGGTACTCCGGAAATCCTGGATCAAATCATGGAGCTTAATAAAAAGCGCAAAGAGATGATCGCTCAGGCGGAAACTGCGAAAGCCAATCAAAATAAATTGAGTGGCGAGATCGGAAAACTAAAACGGGAAGGCAAAGATGCTTCCTCGCTATTAGCAGAAGTGGAAACAATCAAAGGTTCTGTAAAAGATCTTGAAACAAAAGCTTCTGAAGCTGACCAACAAGTTTTGAATTTGGCTCTTGTGATGCCAAACAAACCGCACTCTTCTGTTCCGGTTGGTTCTTCTGAGAAGGAAAACCAAGTCATTAAAACTTGGGGTGAAATTCCAAAGTTTTCTTTCAAAGCGAAAGAGCACTGGGAACTTGGCGAAAAGCTAAACATCATCGACTTCGAACGCGCTGGTAAAACTACTGGCACTCGCTTTGCTTTCCTTAAAGGGGCGGCGGCTCAGCTTGAGCGTTCATTGATTCAGTTCATGATGGATATGCACTCTACTCGTCATGGTTATACTGAAATGATTCCGCCATTCATGGTGAACTCAAACAGTTTGACGGGTACAGGTAACTTCCCGAAATTTAAAGAAGACGTTTTCCACTTGGAAGGCTCTGATCTTTATTTGATTCCTACTGCGGAAGTTCCAGTTACGAATTACTACAATAACGAGATTTTGGATGAAAAAGATCTTCCACAAAGCTTTTGTGCTTACTCCCCTTGCTTCCGTTCTGAGGCTGGCAGTGCCGGTCGCGATACGAAGGGTTTGATTCGTCAGCATCAGTTCGACAAAGTTGAGCTTATGACTTTCTGTCATCCTGATAAGTCTTATGAAGTTCACGAGGCTTTGACGTCTCATGCAGAGCAGGTTCTGATCGATCTTGAGCTTCCTTTCCGCCGTATGCTTTTGTGCACGGGTGATATGGGCTTTGGATCTGCTAGAACCCATGACCTTGAAGTATGGCTTCCGGGTCAAAACACATATCGCGAGATCAGTTCATGCTCGAACTTTGAAGACTTTCAAGCTCGTCGTGCGAATATCCGCTTCCGTTCTGCTGGTGGTAAGCCTCAGTTCGTTCATACATTGAACGGTTCTGCCCTGGCGGTGGGACGTACTTTGGTGGCGATTCTTGAGAACTACCAACGTGAAGATGGCTCAATCGCAGTTCCTAAAGCGCTTCAGAACTACATGGGCGGAAAAACCGAAATCAAATAG
- a CDS encoding DedA family protein — MSHLIDIILHLDQHLVQWMAYFGPWIYVIMFLVIFCETGLVVTPFLPGDSLLFALGALTTVEGGLNLWILLGSLTIAGILGDTVNYHLGKKFGPKVFEIDSRFFKKQYLIDTQNFYDKWGAFTIVAARFAPIVRTFAPFVAGIGNMKYRKFISYNVIGAIAWVFIFILAGHFFGNLPVVKRNFHIVIFGVIGVSLIPMVWPWISSRLKKA, encoded by the coding sequence ATGTCTCACCTTATCGATATTATTTTGCATCTTGATCAGCATTTGGTTCAGTGGATGGCGTATTTTGGGCCGTGGATCTATGTGATCATGTTTTTGGTGATTTTCTGTGAAACAGGATTGGTAGTGACACCGTTCTTGCCTGGGGATTCTTTATTGTTCGCATTGGGTGCTTTGACGACGGTTGAGGGCGGTTTGAATCTTTGGATTTTGCTAGGCTCTTTGACGATTGCCGGGATCTTGGGTGATACCGTCAACTATCACTTGGGTAAGAAGTTCGGTCCCAAGGTCTTTGAAATCGACAGTCGCTTCTTTAAAAAGCAGTACTTAATCGATACGCAAAATTTTTATGATAAATGGGGAGCATTCACGATCGTGGCGGCTCGCTTTGCACCGATTGTTAGAACATTCGCGCCGTTTGTGGCGGGTATCGGAAACATGAAGTACAGAAAGTTTATTTCGTACAACGTGATTGGGGCGATTGCTTGGGTTTTCATCTTTATCCTGGCGGGACATTTTTTCGGAAACTTGCCAGTGGTAAAAAGAAACTTCCACATCGTGATCTTTGGTGTGATCGGTGTATCTTTGATTCCGATGGTATGGCCTTGGATTTCTTCTCGCCTGAAAAAGGCATAG
- the prfA gene encoding peptide chain release factor 1, giving the protein MFSKLEEVESRYEEVNMSLQRPDIASNQTQYRALMKELGNLEKIVVPFRDYKKKTENLKASKELLTAEQDPEMRELIREEVKELEAALPILEAELKIALIPKDPNDDKNIILEIRAGAGGDEASLFAEEMFRGYTHYASSQGWKVEVISFSEGNVGGAKEIIASVSGDSVFSKLKFESGVHRVQRVPATEAAGRIHTSTVTVAVIPEVEIKEVNIPMSDVRIETMRSQGSGGQSVNRTESAVRVVHLPTGLDVKCQEGKSQSANRERAFQILYAKLQQIEDEKARKEASDVRLDQIGTGDRSERIRTYNFPQTRITDHRIGLTIHQLDQVMSGSFGLLIDPLIANFQAEALKKQTSA; this is encoded by the coding sequence ATGTTCTCGAAATTGGAAGAAGTTGAATCACGTTACGAAGAAGTGAATATGTCACTTCAGCGTCCTGACATTGCTTCAAACCAAACTCAGTACCGCGCTCTCATGAAAGAGCTAGGGAACTTGGAAAAGATTGTGGTCCCATTCCGCGATTACAAGAAAAAGACTGAGAACTTGAAAGCCAGCAAAGAACTTTTGACGGCCGAGCAAGATCCAGAAATGCGCGAGTTGATCCGTGAAGAAGTAAAAGAGCTTGAAGCAGCCCTTCCCATACTTGAAGCAGAGTTAAAAATCGCCCTAATTCCTAAAGATCCAAACGACGACAAGAATATCATTCTTGAGATCCGGGCGGGTGCGGGTGGTGACGAAGCTTCATTGTTCGCCGAAGAAATGTTCCGTGGCTACACTCACTATGCTTCTTCTCAAGGCTGGAAAGTTGAAGTCATTTCTTTCTCCGAAGGTAACGTCGGGGGAGCAAAAGAGATCATCGCTTCTGTGTCTGGGGATTCCGTATTTAGCAAATTGAAATTCGAATCTGGTGTTCACCGTGTTCAGCGTGTTCCTGCTACTGAGGCTGCGGGTCGTATTCATACGTCCACCGTAACAGTTGCGGTGATCCCTGAAGTTGAAATCAAAGAAGTGAATATCCCAATGTCTGACGTACGCATCGAAACAATGCGTTCTCAAGGTTCGGGCGGTCAGTCTGTGAATAGAACTGAGTCAGCAGTGCGCGTTGTGCATTTGCCAACGGGCCTTGATGTAAAGTGCCAAGAGGGTAAATCTCAATCTGCCAACCGTGAGCGTGCATTCCAAATCCTTTACGCTAAACTTCAACAAATTGAAGACGAAAAAGCACGTAAAGAAGCTTCTGATGTTCGTTTGGACCAAATCGGTACTGGCGATCGTTCCGAACGTATCCGTACTTATAACTTCCCTCAGACACGTATCACTGATCACCGTATCGGTCTTACCATCCATCAGCTGGATCAAGTCATGAGCGGATCTTTTGGGTTGCTGATTGACCCACTCATTGCTAACTTCCAAGCAGAGGCTCTTAAAAAACAGACCTCTGCTTAG
- the murA gene encoding UDP-N-acetylglucosamine 1-carboxyvinyltransferase, which produces MDKMVVMGNGPLKGTVAASGAKNAALPILFSTLLAEGNHVFTNMPKLKDIESTSELLNSLGCATKWVGDEFHVTVSKPESFEASYDLVRKMRASFLCMGPMLAKYGEAVVSQPGGCAIGSRPIDLHLDGFKALGATITQKEGYVHAASPKLQGATFLFETVTVGGTENVMMAATLAKGVTILENAAKEPEIVDLAEYLNKMGAKITGHGTSVIRIEGVDKLHPAKHAIMPDRIEAGTLLIAGAITKGQVTVTNCVPAHLEALILKMRESGFKIETTKDTMTVFPADKWEAVDVTTAPHPLFPTDLQAQFMALMTVANGTSVITETVFENRFMHVTELCRLGSDITPKTRVAVIRGNPGQLTGAPVMATDLRASASLVLAGLVASGETVVSRIYHLDRGYEKLEDKLSSLGAKIRRQE; this is translated from the coding sequence ATGGATAAAATGGTTGTGATGGGCAATGGCCCACTTAAAGGTACAGTGGCAGCAAGCGGCGCAAAAAATGCGGCACTTCCGATTTTGTTTTCCACGTTGCTGGCTGAAGGCAATCACGTTTTCACAAACATGCCTAAACTAAAAGACATCGAATCAACTTCTGAATTGTTGAATAGCCTTGGTTGCGCAACAAAATGGGTTGGTGACGAATTCCATGTGACTGTCAGCAAACCAGAATCTTTCGAAGCCTCTTACGACCTGGTTCGTAAAATGCGCGCAAGCTTCCTATGCATGGGCCCCATGCTTGCGAAATACGGTGAAGCCGTAGTTTCTCAGCCGGGTGGTTGTGCCATTGGCTCCCGTCCTATCGATTTACACTTGGATGGTTTCAAAGCTTTGGGTGCAACTATCACTCAAAAAGAAGGTTACGTTCACGCAGCTTCTCCAAAACTTCAGGGTGCAACTTTCTTGTTTGAAACTGTGACAGTGGGTGGAACAGAGAACGTGATGATGGCAGCCACTCTTGCAAAAGGTGTGACTATTCTTGAAAACGCAGCGAAAGAACCAGAAATCGTAGACCTTGCTGAGTACCTAAATAAAATGGGTGCGAAAATCACGGGTCACGGTACTTCAGTTATCCGCATCGAAGGTGTTGATAAATTGCATCCAGCAAAACACGCGATCATGCCAGATCGTATCGAAGCAGGAACTTTGTTGATCGCTGGTGCTATCACAAAAGGCCAAGTAACAGTTACTAATTGCGTACCTGCACACTTGGAAGCTTTGATTTTGAAAATGCGTGAATCAGGTTTCAAAATCGAAACAACAAAAGACACAATGACCGTATTCCCTGCTGATAAATGGGAAGCAGTGGATGTTACAACGGCTCCGCACCCATTGTTCCCCACAGATCTTCAAGCGCAATTCATGGCCTTGATGACTGTTGCTAACGGAACAAGCGTGATTACGGAAACAGTTTTCGAAAACCGCTTCATGCACGTAACCGAGCTTTGCCGCCTAGGATCTGACATCACTCCAAAAACCAGAGTAGCCGTCATCCGCGGAAACCCAGGTCAACTTACTGGCGCTCCAGTAATGGCAACCGACCTACGCGCCTCAGCCTCCCTAGTACTAGCGGGCCTAGTAGCAAGCGGCGAAACAGTAGTAAGCCGCATCTATCACTTGGACCGCGGCTACGAAAAACTAGAAGATAAGCTTTCAAGCTTAGGCGCAAAAATCCGCCGCCAGGAATAG